The genomic DNA AACCATGAACCAGGAGTCTTTCCATGCGCAGCGATAACCGCCTGTCCCGCATGCTGCACGTGCTGCTGCACATGGCGGAGCAGGATGCGCCGCTGACCTCCGAGACCATCGGCAAGATGCTGAACACCAATCCCGTGGTGGTGCGGCGCATGATGTCCGGCCTGCGCGAACGCGGCTACGTGCAATCGGAAAAGGGCCACGGCGGCGGCTGGGTGCTGACGCGCCCGTTGGCCGAACTGACCTTGCTGGACGTGTACCAGGCGCTGGGCGAGCCGCCGATCTTCGCGCTCGGACTGGACCAGAGCGAACCCAAGTGCCTGGTGGAGCAGGCCGTCAACGCCGGGCTCGAAGGCGCGATGGCCGAGTCGCGCCGGCTGCTGCTGGAACGCTTCGCCACGATCCGCATGGACCAGCTGGCGCGGGACTTCCAGGAACGGCTCAAGCTGCATCCGCACTGCCCGGAGCGCTAGCGGGCACGGCGCCGGTGTATTCTCGCAATCGTGCCGCGCCCGCATCCCGGGCCGCCGGCCCGCGCAAGAGAACACGGACGGCGTCCACCCGCGCCAGTCCGGCACTGCCCGACCAGGAGACATCGAACATGCTATTGACCGAAGAACAGCTCAGCGTCCAGGACATGGCGCGCCGTTTCGCGCAGGAACGCCTGGCGCCCAATTCCGAGCGCTGGGACCGCGAACACCACTATCCGGCCGACGCCATCCGCGAGATGGCCGACCTGGGATTTTTCGGCATGCTGGTGCCGGAGGAATGGGACGGCAACGCCAGCGGCTACCTGTCATACGCCGTGGCGCTCGAGGAGATCGCGGCTGGCAACGGCGCCTGCTCGACCATCATGAGCGTGCATAATTCGGTTGCCTGCATGCCGATCCTGAAGTACGGCAGCGACGCGCAGAAAGACCAGTTCCTGCGGCCGCTGGCCACGGGCGCCGCCATCGGCGGTTTCGCGCTGACCGAGCCACAGGCCGGCTCCGACGCCAGCAGCCTGCGCACCCGCGCGGTGCGCGACGGCGACCACTACGTGCTCAACGGCGCCAAGCAGTTCATCACCTCGGGCCGCACGGGCCAACTGGTGATCGTGTTCGCGGTCACCGATCCGCAGGCGGGCAAGCGCGGCATCTCGGCCTTCATCGTGCCGACCGACACGCCGGGCTACCAGGTGGTGCGGGTCGAGGACAAGCTCGGCCAGCATCTGTCGGACACCTGCCAGATCGCCTTCGAGGATATGCGCATTCCCGCCGCGTGGCGGCTGGGCGAGGAGGGCGAGGGCTACAAGATCGCGCTGTCGAACCTGGAGGGCGGGCGCATCGGCATTGCCTCGCAGTCGGTCGGCATGGCGCGCGCGGCGTTCGAATGCGCGCGCGATTACGCCCGTGACCGCCAGGCCTTCGGCAAGCCCATCATGGAGCACCAGGCGGTGTCGTTCCGGCTGGCCGACATGGCCACGCAGATCCACGCGGCGCGCCAGATGGTGCTGCACGCGGCGGCGTTGCGCGAGGCCGGCAGGCCGGCGTTGACCGAGGCCTCGATGGCCAAGCTGTTCGCCTCCGAGATGGCCGAGAAGGTCTGCTCGGCCGCGATCCAGACGCTTGGTGGCTACGGCTACCTGGCGGACTTTCCGGTGGAACGCATCTACCGCGACGTGCGCGTGTGCCAGATCTACGAAGGCACCAGCGACATCCAGCGGCTGGTGATCGCGCGCGCCCTGTAGAAGCGCGCGATCAGTCCAGCAAGGCCTGCACCGCGGCTTGCGCCGACGCTTCCAGTGGCTGCTCGCGTTGCAGCCGCGCAATCCTTTCCTCGAACTCGGCCGCCACATCCGGCCGCACCTTCTTCATGGCGCGCACCGTCTGCGCCAGCAGCAGGCGCGCATTGACGCTGCGCGGAAAGTCCAGGCACTGGCGCAGGTTGCCGTCGAGGATTTCGCGTTCGCCATTGAGCTGGCCCGGCTGGTCCGGATTGGCGCCGTTGCAACGCACCGCCAGCAGCTGTTCCAGGCGCAGCAGGTAGTACGGGAAGGCCGCGCCGTCGGGCACCGTGTAGTTGTCCGGCGCCGTCAGCGGCGCCTGCGCGGTGGCTCGGCCCACCAGCGCCACCAGTTCCTCGGTCAGGCGCTGGAGCGCGGCGGTGGGATCGGCCATCGGGAATTCGGCCGACAGGGCGCCGATGCATTCGGCGTCCTCGGTGCGCACCACGCGCACTTCGGCGCGCCACGGTTCGGCCACGGTGACCAGGTGCGAGATCACCACGTAATCGCTCTGCGTCTCGCATTGCTGCGCGTAGCCGATGGCATCGGTGTCGTCCCAGGCCGCGCCGCTCAGCAGGAAGCCGGGATGCGGTTCGGTCAGCCACGGCACCAGCGTCTGCGTGCGCAGGCCGCAGCGCAGCGCCAGTTGTTCGTTGAAGTACAGCGGCAGCGCGCGGCTCAGGCGGCCGGTGGCGTCGGCCAGTTGCCGCTCGGCGCGCTCGGGCGCGGCGCCGATCTCGGCCGAGCCGCCCAGGAACGACACCAGCGGACGGTCGGGCGTCACCGGCGTGAACAGCGCCGCGGCGGGCGAGTCGGGCGTCAGCCAGACCGGGCCGCGGCCCAGCAGCATCGCCAGCCGCATCTGCGCCGGTTCGGTGGCGCCGTCACCCAGCGCGGCGCGCGCCAGTTCGGTGTCCCAATAGGCCAGGTTGTCCTTCCAGTCGGGGCGCTGCTGCGCGTAGAGCTGGTCGAGGATGGCGCGGGCCTGGTCGGGCCGGCCCAGTTCGACGTAGGCGCGGATCAGGTTGTTGCCTACCTGGATGCCGTGCAGCGCGGCATCGAAGCGCGGCCCGGCCAGTTGCACGATCGGCTCGATCGCGCCGGCGTTGCCCAGGTCGCCGCTCATCTGCGCCAGCAGGTCGGCGGGCGCGGGCGTGCCGGCGCGGGCCAACGACTCTTCATACATCGCGATCGCGCCGGACAGGTTGTGCGCGCCCAGTTCGCCGTGCGCCAGCCACAACTGCGCGCGCCAGCTGCCGGGCAGGGCGGCAACCTTGCGCATGGCGGCCACGCCGGCGGCATCGCCGCCGTGTTCGCGGTGGATGGCCTCGTACCAGCCCAGGCCGTTATCCTGGTTGGGATCCAGCTTCAGCGCATGCCACAGCGTGGCCAGGGCGCCGGCCTCGTCGCCGCGCTCGTCCTGGATCTTGGCCAGGTTGGTCAGGACGATGCCGGTCTCGCCGTGCGCGGCCATGAAATCCCGCAGCACGCGTTCGGCGTCGTCGAGCCGGCCGGTCTTCATGTAGACGATGGCCTGCAGCACCACGCCGCGCTCGGCGCCCGGCTGCAGTTCGACCAGTCGGTCGGCGGGCCTGACCATTTCATCGATGAAGCCGTCGCCGAGCGACTGGATGATCAGGCCGGCGAGCGAGTCGGGGTCGTCCCAGTGGCGCTCGACGGCGCCGGCCAGCACGTTGTCGCGCCACTGGTCGCGCGGCACGAAGATTTCGCGGCCATAGGCGTCGTAGGCGCGGATCATGTCGGCCTGGCTGTCCGGCGCGGAGGCCGGCTCGGAGTCGGGTTCGGAAATGGGTTCGGAAATGGGTTCGGAAATCGGTTCGGGAACCGACGCCGCATCGGCCGCGGGCGCGGCGCATTCATCGGCGGGGGCGGCTTGCTTGCCGAGCAGTTTCTTCAGGAAGCTCATGGGATGTCGTGTCCAGGATTCAGGCGCCCAGCGCGCGGGCGCGGCGGGCCAGGCGGCGGCGCGCCCAGAGGGTGTAGATGACGAGGTTGCCAACGACCAGCAGCAGCGCCAGCGCGATCTGGATGCCGCGCGTCAGGCCGTCCGGGTAGATCAGCGCCAGCACGTAGTGTTCGATGAAGCCGCCGGCATAGCCTTGCTGGCCGGCCTGCTGCCGCAGCGAGACTTCCAGCGGGGTGAGCGGGCAGACCCAGCCCATGCCGATGACCATCGCGCCCCAGGCCAGCGCCGGCAGGTGCAGGTAGGCCACGCGCCAGCGCCACAGCGCCAGCAGGCCGCCGAACACCACGAAGGCGACGAACAGGCCGTGCACGATCAGGACGGCGTCGGCCAGCAGGCGAGGAATCATGCGGCAGGTCCTCCGAGGTTGGCATCCGCGCCGCCGGGCATTGCGCCCGCGGCGGCGGGGATCGGCGACCGGGCGCGCGGCCCGGCGCCGCGGGTCAGGGTTTCAGGTCGCGCAGCAGCTTGGCCAGTTCCGGCGCCGTCATCAGCGACACGCCCTGGGCGCGGGCGTACTGCAACGCGTTGTCGGACACCTCGCCCAAGGCGATATAGATGGCTTCGCGCGCGCCGCGCTTTTCGCGCGCGGCCTGCAGTTCGCGCAACGGCTCGACGCCGACGCGCGCGGCCTTCCAGCGCTTGGCGCCGACCATGGCGACGTGGCCATCCTTGGTCAAGGCGAAATCGGCGCCTGGCCCTTGCAGCCGTTCGACCTCGCAGCCGTCGCGCCGAAAACCGGCCTCGACCGTGGCGGCGAACTGCTGCCACGACATGGCCGCGGCGGCCTGCGCCACGGCCTCGACGCGCGCGCCCGACGGCGCGCGCAACTGCTTGTAGGCCGCCATGATGGCGATCACGGCGAACGGCACCGCGGCAAACACGCCCATCGCCGCATACTCCAACGGCAACGCGGCAAAACCGCCGACCGACAGCAGCAGCGCCACGCCGGCGCTCATCCACCACGGCGAGCGCAGCAGCACCGCGAAGATGGAGTTCTGCGACATCCTGAACTTCATGGCGCGCGCACCACGATACGGACGTCGCCGCAGGTGACGATCTGGCCGGGACGGATCTTGGCCGTCTTGCGGCTTTCGACCACCCCGCCCACGCTTACGTGGCCTTCGGCCACCAGCATCTTGCCGGCGCCGCCGCTGTCGCAGACCCCGGTGGCCTTGAGCAGTTGGTTGACTTCAATAAAGGGGCTGCCTTCGGCAAGCGTGAATTCGATGATGGGCATGGAACGGACGGGCGTTGAATGAGGAGCGGGCGGTTCAGGCCCGGCCGCCGGGGACATTGCCGCCAGCGGGCGGAGCCGGCGGGGCGGGCGGCATCGGCGGCACGTCGGCCGGCGCCACGGGGCGGCCGCTGGGGGTTTCGGCGCGCGCCATCCAGGCGATCAGCGACGAGCGCATGGCTTCCTCGACCGACATCTGGATCGGCTGCACCCATTCCTGCGGCACGAACACGGTGTAGCCCCCGATCATATAGCCCATCGGCAGGTACACGGCCACGCGCTCGCCCTGCGTGAAGCCTTCCGGCAGGCCTTCCAGGTTGCGGCGCGTCACCAGGCCGACCAGCTCCAATTGCTGGCCCGGCACGCGCAGGATCACCACCTGCTGGGCGGTGGCCTTGGAACTGGGCGAGAAGTAGTCGGCGAAGCTCTTGAGCGACGAATAGATGCTCTTGACCACCGGCAGGTTGGTGAAAGGCATTTCCAGCAACGCCATCACGCGCTTGACGCGTTCCTTGGACACCAGGTAGCCGATCGCCAGGATGCCGAGGATGCCCAGCAGCAGGCCCAGGCCGGGGAAGTAGAAGCCGCCGATGAACGGGCGCAGGAAGGTCAGCGCCACCGCCTCGGTCCAGGCCAGGAAGATGTAGAGCAGGTAGATCGTCAACGCCAGCGGCAGGACGGTGATCAATCCGCGGAAGAAGTACTTGTAGAGACGGGTCATAGAGTCACGGGGCAAAGAAATCGGGGCCAGGTCAGCGGGACCGGGGCGGGCGCCGGGCGCGGACAGGGAGGGCCGCAGCATAGCAGCAGGTGGCGCGCCTGCCGGTAACAAGACGCGGGAATTGCTACCGGTCGACGGGCAGGAACAGCGTCTCCTTGATCTCCTCCATCACCACATAGCTGCGGGATTCGGCCGACGCGGGCAGGCGCTTGAGGATTTCGCCAAGAAGGCGGCGGTATTCATTCATTTCGGTCAGGCGGGCCTTGACCAGGTAGTCGAAATCGCCCGACACCAGGTGGCATTCCATGACCTCGGGCACGTACAGCAGTTCTTTCTTGACCTTGTCGAACACGTCGCCCGACTTGGCCGAGAGCTTGATCTCCAGGAACACCAGCAGGTTCTTGCCGAGCGCCGCCGGATTGACGCGCGCATGGTAACCGGAGATCACGCCTTCGCGTTCCATGCGCTTGATCCGGTCGGAGCAGGGCGTGGCCGACAGGCTGACACGCTCGGCCAGTTCGGTGACGGAAATACGGCCTTCGCGCTGCAGGATATCCAGGATTTTCAGGTCGATACGATCAAGGTCGCGCATTTCACTTCGGACGGGTAAAAAAACAGGGTTGGCCGGGAAAAAGCACTGCCCAATGAAAATCTTCAGTGATTTTCACTGTCATGAGGCTCATAGACTACCGAAATTCCTGACCAAATCCAAACTTCGGAAAGAATCATGCACGTCATCGTCCTCGGCAGCGGCGTCATCGGCACCACCACCGCCTATTATCTGGCCCGCCAGGGAGCCAAAGTGACGGTGCTGGACCGCCAGCCCGGCGCCGCCCAGGAGACCAGCTACGCCAACGCCGGCCAGGTGTCGCCGGGGTATTCCACGCCCTGGGCCGCGCCTGGCATCCCGCTCAAGGCCATCAAGTGGCTGTTCAAGAAGCACGCGCCGCTGGCGATCCGCCTGGACGGCAGCCTGTACCAGCTGAAGTGGATGGCGGCGATGCTGGCCAACTGTTCGGCCGAGCGCTACGCGGTCAACAAGGAACGCATGCTGCGCCTGGCCGAGTACAGCCGCGATTGCCTGCGCGAGCTGCGCGCCGACACCGGCATCCATTATGAAGAGCGCGCCCGCGGCACGCTGCAGCTGTTCCGCACCGAGGCGCAGATGGAAGCCGCGCGCCGCGACATCGCGGTGCTGGAAGAGGTCGGCGTGCCCTACGAGCTGCTGGACCGCAACCGCCTGGTCACCGCCGAGCCGGCGCTGGCGCGTTCCCTGCACAAACTGGCCGGCGGCCTGCGCCTGCCGAACGACGAAACCGGCGACTGCCGCCTGTTCACCACCCGCCTGGCCGAAATGGCCGCGGCGCTGGGCGTGGAGTTCCGCTACAACCAGTCCGTCACCGGCCTGAACACCGCCGGCGGCCAGGTGACCGGCGTGCGCGTCGGCAACGAGGTCCTGACGGCCGACCGCTACGTCGCCGCGTTCGGCAGCTATACGCGCGGCTTCCTGGAGCCGCTCGGCCTGGACCTGCCGGTGTACCCGGTCAAGGGCTATTCGCTCACCATCCCCATGAAGGACGAGGCCGCCGCGCCGGTCTCGACCATCCTGGACGAAACCTACAAGATCGCCGTCACCCGCTTCGACGACCGCATCCGCGTCGGCGGCATGGCCGAGCTGTCGGGCTTCGACCTGCGCCTGAAGGACGCGCGCCGCAAGACGCTGGAGCTGGTGGTCAATGACCTGTTCCCGGGCAGTGGCGACGTGGCCCGCGCCGAGTTCTGGACCGGCCTGCGCCCGATGACGCCGGACAGCACGCCCGTGGTCGGCCCGACCCGCTACGGCAACCTGTTCCTGAACACCGGCCACGGCACGCTGGGTTGGACCATGGCCTGCGGCTCCGGCAAGCTGGTGGCCGACCAGGTCCTGGGCCAGCGTCCGCAGATCCGCACCGACGGCCTGGCGCTGTCGCGCTACGACCGCCACGCCCCGGCCGAACGGCCGCTGGTGCTGGGCGGCAAGGGCGCCTGAGTCCGGCCCGATCCCCGCACGCGTTTCCTTCGGCGCCGGCCAAAAGCCGGCGTCTCGACGGCCCGCCCGGCGCACAATGCCGGCCGGGCCGTTGTTCCGTCGGGGCGCGGGCGGATGCTTTTGCGACAGCTTGCGCCCTGCCGATGTTCCTGGCGGCCGCCGCCGGCCTCTACAATCCCCGCATGACCCATTTCCTGCACACCGCCGATTGGCAGATCGGCCGCCAGTACGGCCAGTTCGAAACCGATGACGCCGCCTTGCTGGCCGAGGCCCGCTTCGATGCCGTGGCGCGCATCGCCGCGTTGGCCGCCGAGCGCCAGGTCGACGCGGTGCTGGTGGCCGGCGACGTGTTCGATACGCAGGGCGTGTCCGACCGTACCATCCGCCGCCTGTTCGCGGCGCTGGCCGCCTATGCCGGCCCCTGGGTCATGATCGCCGGCAACCACGACGCGGCGCTGGCCGACAGCGTCTGGAGCCGCGCCGCGCAACTGGGCTGCATTCCGCCCAATGTGCGGGTGCCGCCGCGCCCCGGCGTGGTCGACCTGGCGGCGCAGAACCTCGCGGTGCTGGCCGCGCCGCTGACCCAGCGCCATACCTACGACGACGTCACCCAGGCCTTCGACGCCATGGAGTCCGAACCGGGTCGCATCCGCGTGGGCCTGGCCCATGGCAGCGTGGCCGGGCGCCTGCCGGACACCATCGACGCCACCAACCCCATCGCTCCCGATCGCGCCAGCCGCGCGCGGCTGGAATACCTGGCCTTGGGCGACTGGCACGGCTGCCTGTCCATCGACGAACGCACCTGGTACGCCGGCACGCCCGAACAGGACCGCTTTCGCGGCAACGAACCCGGCTACGTGCTGGACGTGCGCATCGCCGCGCCCGGCGCCACGCCGCAGGTCGAGCGCGTGGCCACCGGCAAGTACCGCTGGTCGGCCTGGACCGAAACGCTGAGCCTGCCGACCGACGCCCAGGCGCTGGCCGAGCGCTTGGCGGCGCTGCGCGCCGAGGACGTGCTGCGGCTGGAGCTGCAGGGCCACGTCAACGTGCCGACCTGGGAGGCGCTGCAACGCGCCGTGGACCAGGCCGCGGCGCAGGCGAGGGCGGTGCTGCCGGACTTTTCCGGCCTGCTGCTCGAACCCGATGACGCCGACCTGGCGCAACTGGGCGCCAGCGGCTACGTCGGCGAAGTGGCGACGCAATTGCAGGCCATGCAGGCCGATCCCGAGCAGGCGGCGGTGGCCGGCGAGGCCTTGCGGCTGCTGCTGCGCTTCCAACGCGAAGGCACCGCCGCGGGAGGCGCGCAATGAAGCTCACGCGCATCGCCCTGGAAGAATTCCGCAAGTTCCGCCAGCCCCTGGTGCTGGATGGCCTGCAGGATGGCCTGAACCTGTTCGTGGGTCCCAACGAGGCCGGCAAGAGCACCGTGGCCGCGGCCATCCGCGCCGCGTTCCTGGAACGCTACAGCACCCGCACCGTGTCCGACCTGGCGCCGCGCGGCGAGAGCGGCGCCCGTCCCGGCGTCGAGCTGGCGTTCAGCCATGGCGGCCATGATTACCAACTGAAGAAGTATTTCCTGTCGCGCGCCCGCTGCGAGCTGCTGATCGACAACGGCGCGCAACGGCTGGAAGGCGAGGAAGCCGAGAACACGCTGGCCGCATTGCTGGGCTTCGAACTGGCCGCGCGCGGCCAGAGCAAGCCCGACCTGGCCGGCGTGCCGGGCCTGCTGTGGATCCAGCAGGGCGACGGCCAGAACCTGCAAACCGCGGCCGGCCATGCCGGCGGCCATTTGCGCGAGGCCCTGACGCAGTTGTCCGGCGAGCTGGCCTCCGGCGACGGCGACCGGCTCTATGAACGCGTGGCCGCCGAGCGCGCCAGCTTGCTGGATGCGCGCAACGGCCGCCCCAAGGGCGTCTACAAGGACGCCGAGGACGCGCTCGCCGCCGCCCAGGCCGAGCGCGACCAATGCGCCCAGGCCAAGGCCCAGCTCGACGCCGACGTCGACCGGCTGGCGGCGCTGCGCGCCGAGCATGCGCGCGCCGAGGCCGGCCAACCCTGGAAGGATCTCGAGGCGCGCGCGGCCGAGGCGCGCGCCCGGCTCGCGGCCGTGGCCAAGGAACGCGAAGCCTTCGAAGGGCTGCAGCGCGAGCAGCGCCAGGCCGCGCAGACCCTCGCGGTGCTGCAGGAGCAGGTGCGCCGCGACCAGCAGGACGAAACCGAGCTGCAGGCCCTGGTGGCGCAGGCGCAGGCCGCCCGCGCCGCCGTCCAGGAGGCGCAGGAGCCGCTGGCCCGCGCCCGGCGGCTCCGGGATACGCACGTTGCCGCCGCCGAGCAGGCGCGCCAGCGGGTCGCGGCGGTGCAGGCGGTGGCCGACCGGCGCGATCTGCAGCAGCAACTCGACCAGCTGGCGCGCGACATCGAACGCCTGGACGGCGCGCTGGAAGAAGCCACCCGCCTGATCGAGCAGGGCTCGACGTTGAAGGCCGAAGCGGTGCGCATCGAAATCGCCGACGCCGATATCCAGGCCCTGCGCAAGAGCGAGCGCGCGCTGGGCGACCTGCAACTGCGCCAGCAGGCCATTGCCACGCGCCTGTCTTATGCGTTCGACGCGGGCCGCGAGGCCCGGCTGGACGGCGCCGCGCTGGCCGGCAACGGCGAGTTGCTGCTGACCGCCGCGGCCGAACTGGAATTGCCCGGCCTGGGGCGTTTGCGCATCGAACCGGGCGGCCAGGACCTGCCGGCGCTCAAGCGCGAACTGGCGCAGATGCAGGCCGCCAGCGCCGCCTTGTTGG from Achromobacter xylosoxidans includes the following:
- a CDS encoding winged helix-turn-helix transcriptional regulator; protein product: MRDLDRIDLKILDILQREGRISVTELAERVSLSATPCSDRIKRMEREGVISGYHARVNPAALGKNLLVFLEIKLSAKSGDVFDKVKKELLYVPEVMECHLVSGDFDYLVKARLTEMNEYRRLLGEILKRLPASAESRSYVVMEEIKETLFLPVDR
- a CDS encoding exonuclease SbcCD subunit D, which codes for MTHFLHTADWQIGRQYGQFETDDAALLAEARFDAVARIAALAAERQVDAVLVAGDVFDTQGVSDRTIRRLFAALAAYAGPWVMIAGNHDAALADSVWSRAAQLGCIPPNVRVPPRPGVVDLAAQNLAVLAAPLTQRHTYDDVTQAFDAMESEPGRIRVGLAHGSVAGRLPDTIDATNPIAPDRASRARLEYLALGDWHGCLSIDERTWYAGTPEQDRFRGNEPGYVLDVRIAAPGATPQVERVATGKYRWSAWTETLSLPTDAQALAERLAALRAEDVLRLELQGHVNVPTWEALQRAVDQAAAQARAVLPDFSGLLLEPDDADLAQLGASGYVGEVATQLQAMQADPEQAAVAGEALRLLLRFQREGTAAGGAQ
- a CDS encoding RNA-binding S4 domain-containing protein, with protein sequence MPIIEFTLAEGSPFIEVNQLLKATGVCDSGGAGKMLVAEGHVSVGGVVESRKTAKIRPGQIVTCGDVRIVVRAP
- a CDS encoding D-amino acid dehydrogenase, coding for MHVIVLGSGVIGTTTAYYLARQGAKVTVLDRQPGAAQETSYANAGQVSPGYSTPWAAPGIPLKAIKWLFKKHAPLAIRLDGSLYQLKWMAAMLANCSAERYAVNKERMLRLAEYSRDCLRELRADTGIHYEERARGTLQLFRTEAQMEAARRDIAVLEEVGVPYELLDRNRLVTAEPALARSLHKLAGGLRLPNDETGDCRLFTTRLAEMAAALGVEFRYNQSVTGLNTAGGQVTGVRVGNEVLTADRYVAAFGSYTRGFLEPLGLDLPVYPVKGYSLTIPMKDEAAAPVSTILDETYKIAVTRFDDRIRVGGMAELSGFDLRLKDARRKTLELVVNDLFPGSGDVARAEFWTGLRPMTPDSTPVVGPTRYGNLFLNTGHGTLGWTMACGSGKLVADQVLGQRPQIRTDGLALSRYDRHAPAERPLVLGGKGA
- a CDS encoding acyl-CoA dehydrogenase family protein, encoding MLLTEEQLSVQDMARRFAQERLAPNSERWDREHHYPADAIREMADLGFFGMLVPEEWDGNASGYLSYAVALEEIAAGNGACSTIMSVHNSVACMPILKYGSDAQKDQFLRPLATGAAIGGFALTEPQAGSDASSLRTRAVRDGDHYVLNGAKQFITSGRTGQLVIVFAVTDPQAGKRGISAFIVPTDTPGYQVVRVEDKLGQHLSDTCQIAFEDMRIPAAWRLGEEGEGYKIALSNLEGGRIGIASQSVGMARAAFECARDYARDRQAFGKPIMEHQAVSFRLADMATQIHAARQMVLHAAALREAGRPALTEASMAKLFASEMAEKVCSAAIQTLGGYGYLADFPVERIYRDVRVCQIYEGTSDIQRLVIARAL
- a CDS encoding Rrf2 family transcriptional regulator; its protein translation is MRSDNRLSRMLHVLLHMAEQDAPLTSETIGKMLNTNPVVVRRMMSGLRERGYVQSEKGHGGGWVLTRPLAELTLLDVYQALGEPPIFALGLDQSEPKCLVEQAVNAGLEGAMAESRRLLLERFATIRMDQLARDFQERLKLHPHCPER
- a CDS encoding DUF502 domain-containing protein — translated: MTRLYKYFFRGLITVLPLALTIYLLYIFLAWTEAVALTFLRPFIGGFYFPGLGLLLGILGILAIGYLVSKERVKRVMALLEMPFTNLPVVKSIYSSLKSFADYFSPSSKATAQQVVILRVPGQQLELVGLVTRRNLEGLPEGFTQGERVAVYLPMGYMIGGYTVFVPQEWVQPIQMSVEEAMRSSLIAWMARAETPSGRPVAPADVPPMPPAPPAPPAGGNVPGGRA
- a CDS encoding tetratricopeptide repeat protein, giving the protein MSFLKKLLGKQAAPADECAAPAADAASVPEPISEPISEPISEPDSEPASAPDSQADMIRAYDAYGREIFVPRDQWRDNVLAGAVERHWDDPDSLAGLIIQSLGDGFIDEMVRPADRLVELQPGAERGVVLQAIVYMKTGRLDDAERVLRDFMAAHGETGIVLTNLAKIQDERGDEAGALATLWHALKLDPNQDNGLGWYEAIHREHGGDAAGVAAMRKVAALPGSWRAQLWLAHGELGAHNLSGAIAMYEESLARAGTPAPADLLAQMSGDLGNAGAIEPIVQLAGPRFDAALHGIQVGNNLIRAYVELGRPDQARAILDQLYAQQRPDWKDNLAYWDTELARAALGDGATEPAQMRLAMLLGRGPVWLTPDSPAAALFTPVTPDRPLVSFLGGSAEIGAAPERAERQLADATGRLSRALPLYFNEQLALRCGLRTQTLVPWLTEPHPGFLLSGAAWDDTDAIGYAQQCETQSDYVVISHLVTVAEPWRAEVRVVRTEDAECIGALSAEFPMADPTAALQRLTEELVALVGRATAQAPLTAPDNYTVPDGAAFPYYLLRLEQLLAVRCNGANPDQPGQLNGEREILDGNLRQCLDFPRSVNARLLLAQTVRAMKKVRPDVAAEFEERIARLQREQPLEASAQAAVQALLD
- a CDS encoding AAA family ATPase, coding for MKLTRIALEEFRKFRQPLVLDGLQDGLNLFVGPNEAGKSTVAAAIRAAFLERYSTRTVSDLAPRGESGARPGVELAFSHGGHDYQLKKYFLSRARCELLIDNGAQRLEGEEAENTLAALLGFELAARGQSKPDLAGVPGLLWIQQGDGQNLQTAAGHAGGHLREALTQLSGELASGDGDRLYERVAAERASLLDARNGRPKGVYKDAEDALAAAQAERDQCAQAKAQLDADVDRLAALRAEHARAEAGQPWKDLEARAAEARARLAAVAKEREAFEGLQREQRQAAQTLAVLQEQVRRDQQDETELQALVAQAQAARAAVQEAQEPLARARRLRDTHVAAAEQARQRVAAVQAVADRRDLQQQLDQLARDIERLDGALEEATRLIEQGSTLKAEAVRIEIADADIQALRKSERALGDLQLRQQAIATRLSYAFDAGREARLDGAALAGNGELLLTAAAELELPGLGRLRIEPGGQDLPALKRELAQMQAASAALLARLGAAHAAEAEERHARGIALQRELDAMRKTLAIHAPKGVDALRGQRNEAQARRAQLAERLALLPPAAEADDVDPPAARQALRDAEASAAQAEQALAAVQRALDADGARAQLLETQAAARGADLQSPERAAQRQDRAGRLAEARNGHDLLEQRLHQAQAALEALRPELLEQDAQRYEKSAAIERDAQHRRHSEIQQLLGKLEQAGAQGLGERLSEAEAACERLQRRRDEFQRRAQALELLSTLLAGKRDAATQRLQAPLARRLSHYLALLFPESALRLDEALLPAALQRAGGEDPLDALSFGTREQLGILARFAYADLLREAGRPTLLLLDDALVHTDDGRRDLMKRALFDAATRHQILMFTCHGEAWRDLGVEQRRIGA
- a CDS encoding restriction endonuclease, which encodes MKFRMSQNSIFAVLLRSPWWMSAGVALLLSVGGFAALPLEYAAMGVFAAVPFAVIAIMAAYKQLRAPSGARVEAVAQAAAAMSWQQFAATVEAGFRRDGCEVERLQGPGADFALTKDGHVAMVGAKRWKAARVGVEPLRELQAAREKRGAREAIYIALGEVSDNALQYARAQGVSLMTAPELAKLLRDLKP
- a CDS encoding DUF2784 domain-containing protein; the protein is MIPRLLADAVLIVHGLFVAFVVFGGLLALWRWRVAYLHLPALAWGAMVIGMGWVCPLTPLEVSLRQQAGQQGYAGGFIEHYVLALIYPDGLTRGIQIALALLLVVGNLVIYTLWARRRLARRARALGA